The DNA window gattttcagtggtcaaaacccAAATGTGgggcagtttaaaaaaaaaaaaaatctgatactTGTCCGATACTTGTctgatacttttattttaaagagtaatgtctgaagaacaaataatgttaaaactggaAATGTATCTTAttactgcattgaacataccagtctgaatGCCATAAattttctttttccaaagtttgcatgcctataactcaagaagtattaaagatatttcaatgcccttttagatattgggtcttaacaaactttgcttttgacatttttatttttaatgccctatgagatttggttTCACAGATACTGGAACTTCAATATGGCTacaggagtaaatcgttaaaatgtacacattttcagtggtaaaaacaaaacaaatgtgggtcagttaaaaaacaaaaacaaaaaaaaacaataataatctgATACTTGTCCGATACTTGTctgatacttttattttaaagaggaatgtctgaggaacaaataatgttaaaactggaAATGTATCTTATTACTGCATTGAACATAGCAGTCTGAATGCCATAAattttctttttccaaagtttgcatgcctataactcaataagtattaaagatatttcaatgcccttttagatactgggtcttaacaaactttgcttttggcattttttatttttaatgcaaataatgttaaaactggaAATGTATCTAATTTCTTTCTGTcgagacaactgcattgaacataccagtctgagtgctATACCTTcgttttccaaagtttgcatgcctataactcaagaagtattaaatatattgcaatatgattttagattctagttgttaataaacgtTTCTCTCAGAATATTAAGTTATTTTgattttctcaagccaacttaaacaGTGTTCCGGAAGTGCATGTCCATTTTTAACTTGCTTGCTTGTTTATTTACTCGAAACCTTTATATAACAGGTTTCTTGCTCAATTTAATTTTGTAATTGCAATTAAACAGCGAAATAATTCAGCAAATAAAAACGGAAAACATCAGGGAAACGTGACGTTTCAGTTCATAACATAATCACGTGCCTCCATGCAAATCAATACGACCATTAGAGCAGCTTTGTTCATATCGTTCAATCATAAACATTGCATTCACTATAAACACCTATACACGCTAAAATACAGAGCATAGATAATATCGGTAGCATTTTATAAAACTAAACAGAATTCACGGAGGAAAATAACATGATGAGACTCAAAGACACTACCTTCAAACAAGCCCCTATGTTTAACAGACACAAGTacatatttatttacatgacATGTTTATGGCAGGTTCAGTTTTAAATCCTAATTTGAGTCTGACGCTGATTTAGATCAAATTTGTATATAACACCACGCGTGACAAAACATGTATTTCATGACTGACCATGGAAATAGCAAGCGAAGCTAACTAGCCATATGCATAACCCAATAAAACCAAAAATGCATGAGTTAAACGATTGATCACGTGTGCTATCTGATTAGTTGTGGTTATGTGTGCACACACACTTATCGACTATGCAGAATATGAACAATCACAACGTGAGTGCTAATATTAGGGCTCATCTTCTGTCACTATCTGAGACTTGCTATTGCTAACAGCTCTAAAACGAGAACAATAACACTGAAGATTTAACCATAACGCTGTCTTGAAAGAGGAAGTGGGATAAGCTTACCTCATACAATTATATACAGGGTGGTAAAGTGGTAAACAGGACATTTACTGGAGTTTGTCAGCGAACGCAGAAACATTTCAGACAACTTATCGTCCGCAGCACAAACTGATGAATAAACTGAAATGAGATCGACCAATCAGAGCTGATCTCGATGACGCGTTAACCAATCACAAAGCGTGTTTCAGTTTGCCAGCGTGACACAGGAAAGCGTCTTGGCGTTCAGTTTGTGGCAAATCTTTGTTAAATCATTTAAACTTGAGAACGAATGCACTAACTTAAAATGACTTAATatgttattaaaaattaataaattatcattaataataataataatcatttggGAAAAGTATTTGAATTACTTGCCATGAACGTACATTTACAAACAACAGTGCACTCTAGTGACAAACTCTAAACCCtgcacattttatttaaaattaactaTTATTTACTGTTCAAATGGATCCTTTTCATTATAATTGGGCTGAAAATGCAGTATCTGTATTATGAACTAAAGACAAACAGAACGGTCTTTATATagcatttaattacattttatacctcttattaaattaatttcactgatttcaacttttttaataaaatactgttttttattgcattattgttgttttttattttttatatttatgttttatgcgTTTAACTTTCAAAAATAATTAattgaataattaatttaaatacatgACATGTAACTATATCCTCCATTTAAAAATACAACATAATAATATGACATAATGGTATTTTACATCTCATTAAAtagttttaattataatttaacaacatgtattttttaataagattttattatttattttattgtttttaatagtaatatattataaatttaatAACCATACTAAATGTGATTGTTTAGTGCTACAGTCCATTTGATTCATGAAAAAAACGACTTTAAACTTTCATAAATTGCTATATCAGtggtttatttgatttaaatattttgttattgTGGTCAGAATTTTAAtccaaataaacaaattaataaatatgaatttattgtaGGAATACTTGACACTTAGCTTCATATCCAATATCCaaacaaattacatttatttagaatttttagtGCCACTTTGTGGtcgattcacaaaaaaaaaagttgatacaTGGCCCTATTATTATATCATgacttttatatattaaaattatttaatataacttCCTTTTAACCCCTAATTCTCGTTCTTATATTTACAATAAAGCATTATgtgttatataataataacatattaGCAATAATATGTTTCAAAGCATTTGAGAAGACTGAGCAGGCAGTGCACACTGATGTCTATTTGGAAAGCTTGGGTGTACAGTTGAAATGTTAATGAACGGTCAGACCTGTACAACACAAAACATACTGTATTGAGGCCAGTTGCATAATAGGTTTAGACtagtcatcttttttttttttctggtcagACTGGTCATAAATTTTAATTTACATGGAAATGTTGATTAGTCTAAGTTGAATCCAGAAGGTAAGACTGATTACCCCCTTGGCTACTAGTTGTTTAAaccaggggccagttgcataaacttagtctctatgttaagacagtgtcttaagaactcGTTTGACCAGCTAGCAGATAACTAAGTAAGTAATCAGTCTTATATTTTGGATCCAACTTAGACTAATCTAAGTTTTTATGTaaccaaattttaaaaaatttgaccagtctcagtgttgccagattggaaatgtccaagtatcgtaccagaagctcaaaattatcgtatttgggagaaaattatcgtatttgagtcaaacgttcaaaataaagatatttatctagatgttacagctatttatccttttcagcactcatgctaaactatcttacccgagtcaaacgttcaaaatgaagctattaatctagatgttacaactatttatccttttcagcactcattttctatactttattgttaaactaacaacctcagttttgaaacaactgacctaagtgcgacgggaacgttaacttgtgctcctgagagagagccattctccacgatgattggttgagaagatgTAAGAacggatgaaagacatgcgtaacgccacgttcacgtctcctcacaatcatgcaggtagacgtaggatccacacagctagatctttgagaaaagaagctctataattaaaacgaccatggtgtcacaaaattctgaaattatcgtacattgtggtattattgatcgtacatcgtacagaggtcaaaattatggtacaaatacgataattatcgtacgtctggcaacactgaccagtcttaaagaaaaaaaatgaatgactaacttttaagtctgtctaaaccttttatgcaactggccccagttcttaagacactgtcttaacatAGAGAACTAGCCCTTTATCATCATGTGATCTCCCAAGGTTCTCTGTACTGGAATGAATGACGTGTATCGTATGATGTAGTATAGCTCCGCCTTTGTGTGTTTCAATTAGGTCCTGTAGGCTGCTGTAAAGCTCTTCTCGCACAACATCAGTGTTCACAAGTTTTGTTCTATAACATTGAAACGTGAGGATCTGCAATCATGTCTGGAAGAGGTAAAGGCGGTAAAGGACTCGGGAAAGGAGGCGCTAAGCGTCACCGTAAAGTTTTACGTGATAACATCCAGGGAATCACCAAACCTGCCATCCGTCGTCTCGCTCGCCGTGGCGGTGTCAAGCGTATCTCTGGTCTGATCTACGAGGAGACCCGCGGTGTGCTGAAGGTGTTCCTGGAGAACGTGATCCGCGATGCCGTTACCTACACTGAACACGCCAAGAGAAAGACCGTCACCGCCATGGATGTCGTGTATGCTCTGAAACGACAGGGACGCACTCTGTACGGCTTCGGAGGTTAAACACATCTGTACGATCATACAAacccaaaggctcttttaagagccgcCCACACTTTCACGAGAGAGTAAATTTTATGATGTTTGAGTTGTTTAGTAACTTAATCGTTTCACACACACGAACGTGATCTGAGTTCTTGAAGATTTTAATTCTAAAATGAAAGTAGTTTAAGCATACTGTGATACAACTCGGTTTCACGGAGAAGGGGTAAACGTAGTCTCAGACTAAAATGCAGGTCTAaactgttttaactgaaagaaacgtGCACTGAGGTATTTTAAAATGTCTGTACCTTTTAAGATACACAcaccagtaatattttttttttctttcaaaaccaTGTTTATAAAAGACGTCCAAATGTCTTAATCTAAGTCTTAACcgttttgttttaatttacatTGGTGTATTAACTGATTTCTAATATTTGCTTAAATCTGTGTTGCCTGAATAATTTAATATGCACAACTACGgtgtaaaacaaaaaaagttttctcTTTTTTCATGATTTCTATTATCAGACATTTTGAGCGGGAAAGTCAGAAAAAGATGCTTGTGGGGGAGGTGACAGGGAACATTCAAATTTAGAAGCCTGTGATTGGCGGATGTGTCTGTGTAGCCACCCATTTCTAACCAATGAAATGTGTTTCTTTCATGCATTCCGCAAAAACACACAATCAGGGAGAGGAAACCCAGCCCTTTTAAATTAGCATGAGCTTTCAATAAATAGCCAGTACATGCTTCCAAACCGTTATTGGGTTGTTTTCTGCTAGTCAACATGCCTGAACCAGCGAAGTCTGCTCCCAAAAAGGGCTCAAAGAAGGCCGTCACCAAGACCGCCGGCAAAGGAGGTAAGAAGCGCAAGAGGTCCAGGAAGGAGAGCTATGCTATCTACGTCTATAAAGTGCTCAAACAGGTTCATCCTGACACTGGTATCTCCTCTAAAGCGATGGGAATCATGAACTCTTTCGTCAACGACATCTTCGAGCGTATCGCCGGTGAATCATCTCGTCTCGCTCACTATAACAAGCGCTCCACCATCACATCTAGAGAGATCCAGACCGCTGTGCGTCTGTTGCTGCCCGGTGAACTGGCCAAACACGCCGTGTCTGAGGGCACAAAGGCAGTGACCAAATACACCAGCTCTAAGTAAAGAAGGATCTGACTTGGGCTAccccaaaggctcttttaagagccacccatGTTCTCGTCTAAAGAGTTTTCATTACGTATGTGTTGGGTGGTAGTATAGTGTTAGAGGTTATTTTAACaggttttgggaaaaaaaaaaagttactacaCAGTAGGTTCTTACATCACGTCCCTCATACAAATCATTTATAAAACTTGCTTAAAACACGCCGTGAAATCGGTTATATGCACTTAAATATCATACATGGAGATGTTCATCATagtttatactacagggccgttgaatgcttgaatctgactgGCTGACGAACGTagagggtgctcgctgcagagccatatgggaggagctggagctccagactccaagtagggctcgctgcagcctgcggtggacatccaaccctgcccacatccatgtgtgacgtcagacaccacgcccacgtcaatgcgtcatcgtgtgactcccctccccatcggtagccttaaagcggtgcatttcaaaatacttcacgaaatttatccatgtaaagtagctctttctaaattcatggacattgataatacctgcagtttctgtaacacacatgaggaagacttgtgtcatttgttttataattgtgaattgtctcttagtttttggtctgatgttagcacctttctatttctgcaaagaaatgttaattatatgctttcatcaaaagatgttatctgtacttattctcataaaagtaaaatgattgagtacgttgttaacttttacattttgcaaggcaaatattatattcataaacagaaatttgctagatgcataccaaaatgtaatttatttttatcagaaacagaagtttttaaaaagtctttaaaacaaatgaatacatttgttgttacatttcacggagaactttttttctggttatgctcccacaatataatttttgtatatgaaagggaaaaggaagaaaatttgaacaattgtttagttgtttctaggttttaatttagtttatgtttatttatttactttttatttatacgtttatttttatttttttctctctatggtattagtttattttttttatttttattattattcccccccccccccccccttttattacatattgtattactgtatacagattaagcttgtattttgtgtatctggatttctatttcaatatttttgtaatgtccaattattctttaataaaataataaaaaaaagaatcccgatgttgtgtgcatgtgcaagaatggcggaagtatgttgtatcggggatgtaaacaaaacagtttgtattaaataatacaaattaaacctaggtcacctttcatatggaactaattacattcaaacagccggtaaaacgcttgctttggttgattaaagttaggaaaatggtaattggtaataaaacatttaaaccttaccctatttgtttgtgtaatgagaTAAATTCACGTTaattataatcgattttgacatagcttagacaagatcagatttagacggacaattaagttttgttattgtaaaagtaacacttagcatattttcattttcatgtaattctctaaagatatgtccacaaatgtgaacattgctaatcatattatcactattttaatatgtgttaatactatttaatatgttggaaGTGTGACGTGTTTAAACATGGGCGTGGtgtctggcgtcacacttggatgtgggcggggttggatgtccactgcaggctgcagcgagacgctaCTCGCCTATCATGTGCAGTGTCTGATTCAGTCCATTATGTCCTAATCTAAGATGGGTGAGAAGAACCTCTTCCTTTCAGTTTATGCCCCTTATTCTGCCTTCACCAACTTTTCCCTGGATATTATATATGACCTGCATCATTTAGATCCCAGTATTGTTGCCATTTTCCCATAATTTTAGATTTAATAATACTCTTTCCATCAGCTTTACTTAAAGGGACATTTAAATCCACAGTTTGTCTTTTTAATGATAATTTAGCCATTTTATCAACAGTTTCATTCTCCTCAACTTCTACATGTGCAGGAACCCAAACAAAACCAACATTCAAGCCCTTCTCGTGCAAACAAAAACTGACTTGATCAATTTCATTAATAATATCAAGCCTGCATGATTTCATAGTTTTAATACTTAAAAGAGCTGACCAGCTGTCTGTTGCAGTTACGCCATCATTCACATTATTTCACTGTATCCCGTTTAGAGCTGTTAGAACTCCCACAAGTTCTACTCCATACACTGATAAGTTATCTGTAGTTCTTTTCATGGTAGCTAATTCATACTGAGGAATATATATATTGCCGTTCCTGTAAGTCCTGTCTCTGGATCTTTAGAGCCATCTGTAAATATCATtagttttcttaatttgttgtcgttgttaagttgcagcgcgttgagctctctagGCCACCGTATTAAACACCTTTTGATATCTGTAAAGAATTATCCCTTATTTGATGTTGAATGTTTAAGTCTGTTATTGTCATCCTGGATTTTCAGATACCAAGGGGGGGTATCTGAAAAACAAACTGTTAAGCTGTATTGCTGATTACAGTCCCTCATTCTCTGCTTTTATATCTCCTATCCATCCAAAGCTTCTAACATTATATTTACTGTGCTCCCAAAACTCCTGTAATACAATTTTGGTAGGCTGAAAATTATTATGCCCTTTTAGATTTAACCAACAGGTTAACATAAGTTTATGTCTCCTTATGCACATATCTCCGTTTTCTACTTGTAATGCCACTATTGGGGACGTCTTAAAAGGCTCCGCTGCATGTTCTTAGTGCTTGTGCCTGTTCCACATCCAACTTCTTAAGGTGACTGTCTGCAGCCGACATATAAGCTACACACCCATAGTCAAACGAGGCTCTCATAACAGCCTGATAAATATTTAGCATTGATGTTAGTTTCCAACTAAACATCTTTTCCAACTAAACATCTCAAAAGTTTGCTAACTTTCTTggtttttccttttattttctcTATATGCTGTTTCCAGGTTAACTTTTCATCTAGAAGTGTTCCAAGAAATCTAACAACTTTGACTTGCTCAAGAGTTTGGCCATATAGCTTAAGCGTTATTTCCTTATGTCTTCTAGAAAAGCAAATATCATGCGTTTTAGTTATCAATAGTTTAAAAGCCCATTTATTTGCCCATTGCTCTAcctttaaccctcctgttaccctaaaatccgctaacaccttttttcCACTGGGGTTTAAAGCAATTTAAAACCtccagaatatgttttttttttttttttttgctaaaagattagtgtcaggtaattgatgtctttgttgactacttaacaacactctgaaataCAGCCCCccactttcactgtcaaacacctgtgacaaaatcgtactcggttactaacgtaacctcggttctctctagagagggaacgagtactgcgtaagaagtatcttacgctaggggaaaatccttttctgcgagatattgaagccaaaaattatccttaattttgaaataatgtaaagcgcgttgcagcagcatacagacataggcgaaacagcttgcgcgcctattggctgctctgcggcaactgcagcagcctattagagcgaggcctgacgcgacgccagatccaatgggggcatttcgcgccctttgcgtcgcttcgcgcccttttcgtagcttcccgcctaaaagggcgtggtctagacctataaatatcgctcataggcagctattatctggtttttcatcatcaaagcaaccagagcgtgcgcatgcacggcaagatacgcagtactcgttccctctctagagagaaccgaggttacgttagtaaccgagtacgttctcttactagagggaacgagtactgcgtaagaagtatcttacgctaggggacccagtgtaaaacgccgtgcatgctgagatctgacaccaaagacccaagggcgaaagcccggggttcatacagttcataatcacctatagaactcacagggagtccggggaagagggaggggcaacgccgcactcttccacatagtgcagcgtcactcagacgctaagtaaacgtacatacagggcggggttacggcctgagctgacgtaagaataagggtcttcacacagtttgctcagacacatcttgtgctatcactttcactgtcgaccctagagctgtgctcagtagacgcagcattccgagctgataacatcaggtcagacaacactgaacatctagactgacagcaatctggcctgtaaggcgggaacctccaggttgtaaaaccttataaatgtagacggagaggcccagcccgccgccttacaaatatcttgcaaggcaatcccactcgaccacgcccacgacgaggccacgcccctcgtggaatgtgctctgacacctagcgggcactgcatgcccttggaagcatatgccaacgcaatagcatgaactatccatctggataagctctgtttcgacgcggccagtcccttgggacgcccgtaaaacgaaacaaaaagctgctctgtctgtctaaaagcagacgagcgagacacgtaagctcgtaatgccctgaataggcataggaggctcgcgtccgtttcctcatcattgaccggtagggctgacagcgcgatgacctgtgccctaaacggtgtgttgagtgattttggaacgtaaccgtgtttgtgtttgagtatgactttagagtcattaggtccaaattccatgcacgtcgcgctcacagagagtgcgtgcaaatcccctatgcgcttcactgaagcgagagccagcagaaacacggtcttaagagacaggtatttcaaatcaatagtctgcagaggctcgaatggtccacctttcatggcctctagtaccacagaaaggtcccatacggggactgtgggaggtctggggggatttagtcttttagctcccttcaggaagcgaataactaaatcgttccttcctattgactgacctagcgttgtgctcgagaacgctgttatggccgccacatagactttgagcgtggacggggttctgcccttgtccagcagctcttgtagaaaggaaagcacctccatcacaccacagttagtgggtgacgagccgcgagctgcgcaccagcccgaaaacactgaccattttgaggaatagagccgtctcgtagacggggctctagcctgcgtgatcgtgtttaatagtcctttagggagttcatcatatattcgctggtggcccagacatgaagggaccacagctctgggtgaggatgccaaatcgagccgctggcctgagagagaaggactctcctcactggtatcggccacgggacagtgctcgtcagctgcatcagcgctgggaaccagggctggttttcccaaaacggtgttatcagcagtattgaacatcctttttcgctgaccctctctatcacctgaggtaggagagagacggggggaaaagcatagagatgacggcggggccattcgtgggccagcgcgtctctgctttttgagtaaaattccagacagtgagcgttgttcggagacgcaaacaggtctacttccgctctgccgaatttcttccacagtagttgtactgtctgtgggtgtagagaccattcgcctgctggaacattgttcctggacagtctgtctggccctatgtttagaagccccggcacatgcgctgctttcagcgagcgcaggttgcgctgagcccataccaggaggcgttctgcaagtctgtataggtttttggacctgagaccgccctggcgatttatataggaaaccactgacatgttgtccgagcggactaatacatggtttccttttatttggggacagaagcgcatcagcgcgttctgtactgccaacatttcgaggcagttgatatgcaggagcttttcccgttctgaccactggccaaaagacggtctgccctcgagcagagccccccatcccgaggtggacgcgtccgtagacaccacttttattctcgaggaagtccccaggcttacacctaactggtaccagtcgattgctctccacggattcagggctgtgacacattactgattgaccgtgatacgaagccgaccgggcgcccacgcttgacgcgggacgcgcgctttcagccagaactgcagtgggcgcatacatagcagacccagctgcagaactgatgacgctgaggccatgagacccagcattttctgaaattttttgagcgggacagacgcgccgcagcggaacgagcccgctgtgcgctgaatgtctgctgcgcgctgtggtgacagccgcgctatcattgacagcgagtccaattctgtgcccaggaaggaagttttctgactgggggacagtgagctcttcgcccaattgactctgagacccaaattctcgaggtgatcgagtaacatggtcgtatgctgtacaagcactgagcgagactgcgctagaatcagccaatcgtccaaatagttcagtatgcgcacgcctttcagtctgagaggaacgagcgctgagtccatgcacttcgtaatgtacggggtgtctgggacaaaccgaacggcaggactgtgtactgatatgcctggccctcgaaggcgagtctcaaaaatcgcctgtgacgtgacgctatctgtatttgaaaatacgcgtctttcagatccactgacacgaaccagtctccttggcgaacttgcgcgaggatttttctggtcgtgagcatcctgaaccgacgcttcaccaacgctttgttcagttgccttagatctaatatgggtctgtgacccccgtcttttttcggtaccaggaaatatctgctgtacagccccccttcgctttgagcttgagaaaggggctctatgacccctttgctcaatagtttcgccacttcggctcgaagcaggtgtgctgcttctgtctgcattgtggtctcgacgcgcgctgtatagcggcgcgggcgtcggtgaaactgtagcgaatagcctccttttataatgtccagcacccatttcgagacccctggaagcttttccaatgcgtttgcatgaatagctagaggctgaatacgaagcgcgctccgttctttcattaacggagtggtttcggtatgctgtggcaccagagacgtgctcgtgacattcggggcgtggggcacgctgatagcgggaactattatgtctgtgtgtgtgtatgtggttgtgtggcaacaggcacatttaacacactgcaaacaccgttcgcctgcatacacgttagtttcgtttgtacagaaaccttttgacgtgcataatgtgatgtctgtgggcactgttaagtggacacgtttaccacatgtgaagcgcaatcgatctgagccgattttatgttcgcagggtctgtatgacaggttgtgcttgtgtgtagaaatgagcactggaggagtgggcatttttgactacacgtgaaacaccatcggccgtggccgggactccagaaaatacactctattgggggtttatctgggtagccgtgagaacaacctttgtgtgcaggcaagcgggcgacagaaccggcttgttggctgcagcaaacactggaacagtcacatttaacacactccaaacatcgttcgctttcatggagcgaatgcacgctgatttcatgcaaaacgtgctcgtgatatttgaggcatggggcacgctgatagcgggaactattatgtctgtgtgtggatgtggctgtggggcagcgggcacatttaacacactccaaacaacgttcgcctgcgtagagcgaatgcacttttggtttcgttttcacagaaaccgtttgacgtgcataatgtggtgtctgtggccactgtgaagcgggcatatttaccacgtgtgaagcgcaatcgatctgagtcgattttatgtgcgctgtgct is part of the Garra rufa chromosome 25, GarRuf1.0, whole genome shotgun sequence genome and encodes:
- the LOC141301130 gene encoding histone H4 — protein: MSGRGKGGKGLGKGGAKRHRKVLRDNIQGITKPAIRRLARRGGVKRISGLIYEETRGVLKVFLENVIRDAVTYTEHAKRKTVTAMDVVYALKRQGRTLYGFGG
- the LOC141301982 gene encoding histone H2B; its protein translation is MPEPAKSAPKKGSKKAVTKTAGKGGKKRKRSRKESYAIYVYKVLKQVHPDTGISSKAMGIMNSFVNDIFERIAGESSRLAHYNKRSTITSREIQTAVRLLLPGELAKHAVSEGTKAVTKYTSSK